A stretch of Plasmodium chabaudi chabaudi strain AS genome assembly, chromosome: 14 DNA encodes these proteins:
- a CDS encoding leucine-rich repeat protein, giving the protein MKIDHDLIKKKSEHNEGLMEDLEEISLHQLQIKKIEFINIHCRNLKILLLQNNLIEKIENLNQLKKLEYLNLALNNITIIENLEKCESLKKIDLTLNFIDIYTIEKSINNLKKNENLKELYLMGNPCSSWKHFKHFVIFHLEHLEVLDGCDILVSDKIKSKQTIAIILKSLEEEKSKNDPNQNEQYDSINNRKKIYEEIEKEEIKNEAKDQETNKKEKEILSVYTDDGHIRQCNEGHYKFMFDEYSSNKYTFLKVYLPKYLCNSLIEVDINVNYVRCLIKKKLFQIKLNDPILTDCSKICRKKYTGELSIKMKKKHYKKNTIFESEYIKDEQIYNSDATEVYLESLESSSSSSDDSSVSFFKNKKQTFKKKVNDNSIKYKLTDPNENKDNFYIQEKQTTYSQSIINQLPSLEKISKPIS; this is encoded by the exons ATGAAAATTGATCACGacttaattaaaaaaaaaagtgaacATAATGAAGGTCTTATGGAGGATTTAGAAGAAATATCTTTGCATCAGTTGcagattaaaaaaatagaattcATTAATATCCATTGTAGAAACTTAAAGATATTACTGTTGCAAAACAATTTAATcgaaaaaattgaaaactTAAATCAGTTGAAAAAActagaatatttaaatttggcTTTAAACAATATTACAATCATTGAAAATTTGGAAAAATGTGAATCGTTAAAAAag ATCGATTTAACCTTAAACTTTATTGACATTTATACTATTGAAAAatctataaataatttaaaaaaaaatgaaaacctTAAGGAATTATACTTGATGGGAAACCCATGCTCTAGTTGGAAACATTTCAAGCATTTTGTCATATTTCATTTAGAGCACCTTGAAGTATTAGATGGTTGTGATATTTTAGTATctgacaaaataaaatcgaaACAAACAATtgcaataatattaaaatctCTAGAAGAAGAgaaaagtaaaaatgaCCCCAATCAAAATGAACAATACGATTCAATTAATaataggaaaaaaatatatgaagaaATAGAGAAAGAAGAGATCAAAAATGAGGCAAAAGATCAAGAGACAAACAAAAAGGAAAAGGAAATTTTGTCAGTATATACTGATGATGGACATATTCGCCAATGTAATGAAG gCCATTATAAATTCATGTTTGATGAATACTCgagtaataaatatacatttttgaaAGTATACTTACCAAAATATTTGTGTAATTCCTTAATTGAAGTCGATATAAATGTCAACTATGTAAGatgtttaataaaaaaaaagttgtttcaaataaaattgaatgATCCAATTTTAACTGATTGTAGTAAAATAtgtcgaaaaaaatatactggTGAATTAAGcattaaaatgaaaaaaaaacattataaaaaaaatacaatctTTGAAAGCGAATATATCAAAGatgaacaaatatataatagtgaTGCTACTGAAGTCTATTTAGAGTCATTAGAGAGTTCATCAAGTTCTTCAGATGACTCATcggtttcattttttaaaaacaaaaaacaaacttttaaaaagaaagtAAATGATAACTCAATTAAATACAAGTTAACTGAtccaaatgaaaataaagataatttttatattcaagaAAAGCAAACTACATATTCTCAATCTATAATCAATCAATTGCCATCTCTCGAAAAGATATCCAAACCAATCTCATGA
- a CDS encoding NIMA related kinase 1, putative has protein sequence MPSKYDDGENRLNEYEVIKKIGNGRFGEVFLVKHKRTQEFFCWKAISYRGLKEREKSQLVIEVNVMRELKHKNIVRYIDRFLNKANQKLYILMEFCDAGDLSRNIQKCYKMFGKIEEHAIVDITRQLLHALAYCHNLKDGPNGERVLHRDLKPQNIFLSTGIRHIGKITAQANNLNSKPIAKIGDFGLSKNIGIESMAHSCVGTPYYWSPELLLHETKSYDDKSDMWALGCIIYELCSGKTPFHKANNFAQLISELKKGPELPIKGKSKELNFLIKNLLNLSAKERPSALQCLGYQIIKNVTPSVGNRRDNTSTELTNTNNCKAIEPKSYIASQNALINKRTNEHERASSCVSRQVANTLNKDNFKYNKESNINSHTINGKYINKDDKIKIYDIEKEKMQRELLEREKLERNRIEKETAQRKAMEIKILEKKQIERERMERIERDKKDRLERERVERERIERERIERERIERERIERERVEKERVGRVERERLERERMQRIEKERIERLDREKMQQKIERAMMEKTRREKYFYKERETSNSSTRVDSVKNGSMQPKNPTCNNTSYSRIKETYDHLNNYKEYIYDNRKKSNYEDTYDKCNMNTYIKNNTGNTTLSSKNMHSYNSNGTRINNNYVASDCYGGYNNNSTISQYSNNCVEAVKFKNDNSNKYQINMSKNAQNHNRYNEDIDSGYRTPPYEINYNDKKTSNISNNISANLSTNVSSNIGNNISSNGSNSINNNISNTHINSYNNGERTCRSSRISNVYFNDNARRSVSAIPHVNNNISRRKSSVQMFEDESYSKSNADDSRSYKNLEKDREYLLEKRKLLLEKEKEIYELIKHSNNYNYSNMQRYERCENVGKTSDTSRRNKSLTICMNDQAKRASYSSKRENDGEESDYVMKNRNIYTLKNLVHKNGDDIYDRKLYSCR, from the exons atgccAAGTAAATATGACGATGGAGAAAATCgtttaaatgaatatgaagtaataaaaaagattgGAAATGGAAGGTTTGGTGAAGTATTTTTAGTTAAACATAAGAGGACACAAGAGTTTTTTTGTTGGAAAGCCATATCGTATAGAGGCTTAAAAGAGAGAGAAAAGTCGCAATTGGTTATTGAAGTAAATGTAATGAGAgaattaaaacataaaaatattgttagATATATCGACagatttttaaataaagcaaaccaaaaattatatatattaatggaATTTTGTGATGCTGGTGATTTATCAcgaaatattcaaaaatgttataaaatgtttGGGAAAATAGAAGAGCATGCTATTGTAGATATAACACGTCAATTATTGCATGCTCTAGCATATTGtcataatttaaaagatgGGCCCAATGGAGAAAGAGTTTTGCATCGTGATTTAAAACCACAAAATATCTTTTTATCAACAGGAATACGTCATATTGGAAAAATAACTGCGCAAgctaataatttaaacagTAAGCCTATTGCCAAAATTGGTGATTTTGGATTAAGCAAAAATATAGGTATAGAAAGTATGGCACATTCATGTGTTGGTACTCCATACTATTGGTCCCccgaattattattacatgaAACAAAAAGTTATGATGATAAAAGTGATATGTGGGCACTGGggtgtattatatatgaattatgCTCAGGCAAAACACCTTTTCACAaagcaaataattttgCTCAGTTAATATCAGAGTTAAAGAAGGGGCCAGAATTACCAATAAAAGGTAAATCCaaagaattaaattttttaattaaaaatttgttaaaCTTATCTGCAAAGGAAAGACCTAGTGCTTTGCAATGCCTAGGATATcaaatcataaaaaatgttacaCCTTCTGTTGGCAATAGAAGGGATAATACTTCTACAGAATTAactaatacaaataattgtAAAGCTATCGAGCCAAAAAGTTATATTGCTTCTCAAAATgctttaataaataaaagaacGAATGAACATGAACGAGCGTCGAGTTGTGTGAGCAGGCAAGTTGCTAACACATTAAATAAggataattttaaatataataaagaatcCAATATTAACTCTCACACAATAAATggcaaatatataaataaagatgataaaataaagatatatgatattgaaaaagaaaaaatgcaaaGGGAATTATTAGAGAGAGAAAAATTAGAGAGAAATCGAATAGAGAAGGAAACTGCGCAAAGGAAGGctatggaaataaaaatattggaaaaaaaacaaatcgAAAGGGAAAGAATGGAAAGGATTGAACGCGATAAAAAAGATAGGCTAGAGAGAGAAAGGGTTGAGAGAGAGCGAATTGAGAGGGAACGAATTGAAAGGGAACGAATTGAGAGAGAACGAATTGAGAGGGAAAGAGTTGAAAAGGAACGTGTAGGAAGAGTGGAAAGAGAGCGATTGGAACGAGAACGGATGCAAAGAATAGAAAAGGAAAGGATTGAGCGCCTTGATAGAGAAAAAATGCAACAGAAAATTGAACGGGCGATGATGGAAAAAACTAgaagagaaaaatatttttataaagaaaGGGAGACCAGTAATAGTAGTACTCGTGTTGATTCTGTTAAAAATGGAAGTATGCAACCAAAGAATCCAACATGTAACAATACTAGTTATTCCCGAATTAAAGAAACATATGATCatctaaataattataaagaatacatatatgataatagaaaaaaaagtaattaTGAAGATACATATGATAAATGTAATAtgaatacatatataaaaaataatacaggAAATACAACATTATcaagtaaaaatatgcatagtTATAATAGTAATGGCACTcgtattaataataattatgttgCTTCCGATTGCTACGGCggttataataataacagtACTATAAGTCaatatagtaataattGCGTAGAAGCtgttaaatttaaaaatgataatagtaataaatatcaaataaatatgtcaAAAAATGCACAAAACCATAACCGATATAATGAAGATATCGATTCGGGTTATAGAACCCCTCCTTatgaaattaattataacgataaaaaaacaagtaACATTAGCAATAATATCAGTGCTAATCTCAGCACTAATGTAAGTAGTAATATCGGCAATAATATAAGTAGTAATGGCAGCAATAGTATCAATAACAATATTAGTAATACtcatataaatagttataATAACGGTGAAAGAACCTGCAGAAGTAGCAGAATAtcaaatgtatattttaatgataaCGCTAGAAGAAGTGTTAGTGCTATACCCCATGTAAATAACAATATCAGTAGACGTAAATCGAGTGTACAAATGTTTGAAGATGAATCGTATAGCAAATCCAATGCTGATGATAGTAGAAGTTATAAAAACCTTGAAAAGGATAGAGAATATTTACtcgaaaaaagaaaattactTTTGGAGAAAGAAAAGGAGATTTACGAACTAATTAAACatagtaataattataattattctaATATGCAGAGATATGAAAG aTGCGAAAACGTAGGGAAAACAAGTGACACAAGCCGACGTAACAAAAGTTTAACAATTTGTATGAATGATCAAGCAAAAAGAGCTTCTTATAGTTCCAAAAGAGAGAATGATGGTGAAGAAAGCGACTATGTTATGAAAAAtcgaaatatttatacctTGAAAAATTTGGTTCATAAGAACGGTgatgatatatatgatagaaaattatattcttGCAGATAA
- a CDS encoding elongator complex protein 3, putative produces the protein MDGGNDKLYDDHDVDNLKNENEMDEEELNKNSSYIDDILNESSDGEDIKDGKKEGKVDNENFFYINDVLKLNYPVEYEDNKIYPKVYCYEPQNFEKFKKKLKNKNELRHYECYSSTMNEFFYKYNENYYDGILKNESFKKFAEELWANRSNIKNETEYNELCIQLRKKYKVSPSKHQIGVALQHYYLKSLKNNNGENNDDNDIINYNKNSDNVDDNNQNGSEKGSNTSDVSNTNNVDADDATVEDNMNNETMKKKQKKVRIVENNENDKEHTTEDDDNEFVINKKGKDVKFTFENVNKMIIAKEMTNYKDLDKESVNFLQINKRKGVRSNSGVLVVTIITHPHKFSCKYDCHYCPNEPNQPRSYLSTEPAILRANQNNFDVICQFFNRTTTLVNNGHVADKIEVLVLGGTWSCYDVEYQHEFIRDIYYAANIYPILKNRRKKLSLKEEQELNEKSNCRIIGLTLETRPDQINKDELLRLRYYGCTRVQLGIQHVDDYILKKVNRQCTLKDCIRAIYLLKENGFKVDIHLMPDLPYSSVQKDIEMFKYVLMSTDLQADQWKIYPCEITPFTKIEKWYNNNEFKPYFETDKNLLISVILLVKKSIHPWIRLNRVIRDIPNPSIIAGNNITNMRQLIATEMNIRNIYCQCIRCKEIKNQELEKKSDSIFLKIYKYPTLGGDEFFITFQGKKLIKHHGKSKKAKKKQQKEEKRKRNEQEKQKRNNLAESLAQKENIENIDNDDTCETDDFIGNLYNQPNDEEINRTENSRNVLKNIPKSTPKNVPKNNYSNKYEREEKNNEEEYDNAHSLLGFLRLRLRKENDYCKERPFKCLENAALIRELHVYGSLLKHDDFKDELNFIQHKGLGKCLVLVAEIIAYSYKYKKMAIIAGVGTREYYKKLGYVKEETYMTKMLNTKDMYKNYLLNINKIKENIVIYNYDLKHCLYLMHKEIPEISKYKRSEIQNLNEYINENIIQLGINDYMAYKNESTISTINVKKVLCINQYNIISMFVNTFNKIYKNIYFSKHRFLFNTYTVMFFSTTFFISMRLLKNRHHSNM, from the coding sequence ATGGATGGTGGGaatgataaattatatgatgaTCACGATgttgataatttaaaaaatgaaaatgagaTGGATGAAGAAgagttaaataaaaacagtTCATACATTGATGATATACTTAACGAATCAAGTGATGGCGAAGATATAAAAgatggaaaaaaagaaggaaAGGTggataatgaaaattttttttatataaatgatgtTTTAAAACTAAACTATCCAGTAGAATATGAagacaataaaatatacccTAAAGTATATTGTTATGAACCccaaaattttgaaaaatttaagaaaaaattaaaaaataaaaacgaaTTGAGACATTATGAATGCTATTCTTCTACAAtgaatgaatttttttataagtataatgaaaattattatgatggtattttgaaaaatgaatcctttaaaaaatttgcaGAAGAATTATGGGCAAATAGAtccaatataaaaaatgaaacagaATATAATGAGTTATGTATTCAATTacgtaaaaaatataaagttaGCCCTTCGAAGCATCAAATTGGTGTTGCTTTGcaacattattatttgaaatcATTGAAAAACAATAATGGTGAGAATAATGACGACAAcgatataattaattataacaaGAATAGCGACAATGTAGATGATAACAATCAAAATGGATCTGAAAAAGGATCCAATACATCGGATGTTTCAAACACAAACAATGTAGATGCTGATGATGCAACTGTGGAagataatatgaataatgaaacaatgaagaaaaagcaaaaaaaagtaagaATAGTTGAAAACAAcgaaaatgataaagaacATACTACCGAAGATGATGATAACGAATTtgttataaacaaaaaggGGAAGGATGTAAAATTCACTTttgaaaatgttaataaaatgataattgCAAAAGAAATgacaaattataaagatTTAGATAAAGAAagtgtaaattttttacaaataaataaaagaaaggGTGTACGATCTAATAGTGGTGTTTTAGTTGTTACTATAATTACTCATCCCCATAAATTTAGTTGTAAATATGATTGTCATTATTGCCCAAATGAGCCTAATCAACCTCGATCTTATTTATCAACTGAACCAGCTATATTAAGAGcgaatcaaaataattttgatgtAATATgtcaattttttaacagAACTACAACACTAGTAAACAATGGGCATGTTGCTGATAAAATAGAAGTGCTAGTATTAGGTGGTACATGGAGTTGTTATGATGTAGAATATCAGCATGAATTTATTCgagatatatattatgctgctaatatatatccaatattaaaaaatcgaagaaaaaaattaagtttAAAAGAAGAACaagaattaaatgaaaaaagcaATTGTCGAATCATTGGTTTAACATTAGAAACACGACCAgatcaaattaataaagatGAATTACTCAGATTAAGATATTATGGATGTACTAGAGTTCAATTGGGTATACAACATGTTgatgattatattttaaaaaaagttaaccGTCAATGTACATTAAAAGATTGTATAAGggcaatatatttattaaaagaaaatggaTTTAAAGTAGATATACATTTAATGCCAGATTTGCCATATTCAAGTGTACAAAAAGATATTGAAAtgtttaaatatgtattaatgTCAACAGATTTACAAGCTGATcaatggaaaatatatccaTGTGAAATTACTCCATTTActaaaatagaaaaatggtataacaataatgaatttaagccatattttgaaactgataaaaatttattaattagtGTAATACTTTTAGTTAAAAAATCAATTCACCCATGGATACGATTAAATAGAGTTATTAGAGATATTCCCAATCCATCTATTATTGCTGGGAATAATATTACAAACATGAGGCAATTAATAGCTACtgaaatgaatataagaaatatttattgtcAATGTATTAGAtgtaaagaaataaaaaatcaagaacttgaaaaaaaaagcgattcaatttttttaaaaatatataaatatccaACTTTAGGAGGagatgaattttttataacattcCAGGGTAAGAAATTGATAAAACATCATggaaaaagtaaaaaggcaaaaaaaaaacaacaaaaagaagaaaaacgaaaaagaaatgaacaggaaaaacaaaaaaggaataattTAGCAGAATCTTTGGctcaaaaagaaaatatcgaaaatatagataatgATGATACTTGTGAAACAGATGATTTCATTggaaatttatataaccagccaaatgatgaagaaataaatcGTACTGAAAATAGTcgaaatgttttaaaaaatattccaaaAAGTACCCCTAAAAATGTACCCAAAAACAATTACTCAAATAAGTATGAAagggaagaaaaaaataatgaagaagaaTATGATAATGCTCATTCTTTGTTAGGATTTTTGAGACTTCGAttaagaaaagaaaatgattattGTAAAGAGAGACCATTTAAATGTTTAGAAAATGCTGCATTAATTCGAGAGTTACATGTATATGGATCTTTATTAAAGCATGATGATTTTAAAGatgaattaaattttatacaacATAAAGGATTGGGAAAATGTTTAGTTTTAGTTGCTGAAATTATTgcttattcatataaatataaaaaaatggctATTATTGCAGGTGTTGGTACAAGAgagtattataaaaaattgggaTATGTTAAAGAAGAAACTTATATGACAAAAATGCTAAATACAAAAGATATgtacaaaaattatttattaaatataaacaaaattaaagaaaatatagttatttataattacgATTTAAAACATTGCCTTTATTTAATGCATAAAGAGATACCCgaaatatcaaaatataaacgaAGTGAAATTCAAAActtaaatgaatatattaatgaaaatataatacaattaggaataaatgattatatggcatataaaaatgaatcaaCTATATCTACAataaatgtgaaaaaaGTCCTATGCATTaatcaatataatattataagtaTGTTTGTAAAcacatttaataaaatttataaaaatatatactttagTAAACATAGGTTCCTTTTTAATACTTATACTGTAATGTTTTTTAGtactacattttttatttcgatgcgccttttaaaaaatcgaCATCATTCAAATATGTAA
- a CDS encoding RNA pseudouridylate synthase, putative yields MSVANGLIWKHRTYKLILNKTFKQFCTDKCVDIKKEIITHSYKKTEYEQNINKYKQCKDYIDLKQKIYYDYLSKETPILSIGRKNQINNEDHYKHYENNKNDKKNGQENRVTNLYGNIRMGYIGEYKKWNEIIKKKKKELEKNIDKDSLNLNEPKHSIEENTDPQIRNNANVNEINDAQNEKIGYDHIVYTQNNIDEFTKCENEENNKIEVVKSDILKKNSIPSNLTDIYIDNSQYFNNENVNIPNIIKLNQYCSYKGLCSSRFAYSNLKKGILKVNDNVVYENVDVSIDNDHVELTKVGKLLLKDRITIIVNKPKHYLSISPDNKLNNKKLLVRNLIRNENRYIEEEHKCMSYFIYKNINIEKVNNLYVCGRLDANSSGLLIYTQDSIASSYLLNKYKYEIEKEYVITTFNEINECHLKMLKDNLFVDGKLIYKCHIQYVDSFTLIFKLYQGFHKIIRKICLLSNIKIRSLHRTRIGKIHLNNLPLGKWRFLMPNESFF; encoded by the coding sequence ATGTCAGTTGCAAATGGACTGATATGGAAACATCGAACATACAAACTTATCcttaataaaacatttaaacaattttgTACAGACAAATGTGTAGatataaagaaagaaataatCACACATAGTTACAAAAAAACGGAATacgaacaaaatattaataaatataaacaatgtAAAGATTATATTGATTtaaagcaaaaaatatactatGATTATTTGTCAAAAGAAACGCCTATACTTAGTATTGGCagaaaaaatcaaataaataatgaggATCACTATAAacattatgaaaataataaaaatgataaaaaaaatgggcAAGAAAACCGAGTGACCAATTTATATGGAAATATTCGTATGGGATATATAGgggaatataaaaaatggaatgaaattattaagaaaaagaaaaaagagtTAGAGAAAAACATTGATAAGGACTCTTTAAATTTGAATGAACCAAAACACAGCATAGAAGAAAATACCGATCCCCAAATTCGTAATAATGCGAATGTGaacgaaataaatgatgcacaaaatgaaaaaataggaTATGATCACATAGTATATACACAAAACAATATTGACgaatttacaaaatgtgaaaatgaagaaaataataagataGAAGTTGTGAAGAgtgatattttaaaaaaaaattcaatacCAAGCAATTTGactgatatatatatagataacagtcaatattttaataatgaaaatgttaACATTCcgaatataattaaattaaaccAATACTGCTCTTATAAAGGGTTATGTAGTTCGAGATTTGCTTATAGtaacttaaaaaaaggaattttAAAAGTAAATGACAATGTTGTATACGAAAATGTAGACGTTTCGATAGATAACGATCATGTTGAATTAACAAAAGTTGGTAAGCTTTTACTAAAAGATAGAATAACAATTATTGTAAATAAGCCTAAACATTATTTATCAATTTCACCAGATAATAaattgaataataaaaaacttcTTGTAAGAAATTTAATAAGGAATGAAAATAGATATATTGAAGAAGAACATAAATGTATgagttattttatatataaaaatataaatatagaaaaggtaaataatttgtatgTATGTGGTCGATTAGATGCTAATTCAAGTGGATTACTAATTTATACACAAGATTCTATAGCAAGTAGTTAtttgttaaataaatataaatacgaAATTGAAAAGGAATATGTTATTACAAcatttaatgaaataaatgaatgtcatttaaaaatgttaaaagATAATTTGTTTGTTGATggtaaattaatatataaatgtcaTATACAATATGTAGATAGTTTTACTCTTATATTTAAACTATATCAAggttttcataaaataatcagaaaaatatgtttattgtcaaatattaaaatacgATCATTACACAGGACACGTATAGGGAAAATACACCTCAACAATTTGCCTCTTGGGAAATGGAGATTTCTTATGCCTAAtgaatcttttttttaa
- a CDS encoding RNA pseudouridylate synthase, putative — MFPSVQLKKTVFLRLSKILSLSSVVSRNKAQELIRSGNVKVDNQIVKQNTVIDVNSKIEVNGCEINVDITTKLWGIYKPKNVFCNTDQNYIYEEKKLMNKKKNHILLNDGNDRLQICSENMNKLKGENNKALIYKSDLYNINKISRNENSNIDRGVYFPNYTETGINKRKMRSDDKNIVISTNASKLNVNLFDFIKKKNILYEEKNKIENYIPEHLIIVNSLDSDMEGIILLTNDGDFANKLKDINNNILTTYLIKTQEELTNEKVELLRKGCTIDDIHIRPLELKIIKPNLLYKWLKLTYVEKSQTHLNLLFSKYNMTIRKCKRYSFGPYKSSDLSGNFLMPLKIHSTINHLIPKHEYKLTLSHPTGNILMDSHHKCIKIKDYLNGSVVRE, encoded by the exons atgtttcCCTCTGTTCAGCTAAAGAAAac cGTATTTTTAAGGCTTTCAAAGATATTGTCTCTATCTTCAGTGGTCTCGAGAAACAAAGCCCAAGAATTGATAAGGAGTGGAAACGTTAAG GTGGATAACCAGATTGTTAAGCAAAATACTGTGATTGATGTCAATTCAAAAATCGAAGTAAATGGGTGTGAAATAAATGTAGATATAACAACAAAATTATGGGGAATATATAAGCCGAAAAATGTGTTTTGTAATACAgatcaaaattatatatatgaagaaaaaaagttaatgaataaaaaaaaaaaccatatattattaaatgatgGAAATGATAGATTACAAATATGCTctgaaaatatgaacaaattaaaaggGGAAAATAACAAGgcattaatttataaaagtgacttatataatattaacaagATAAGTCGAAACGAGAATAGTAATATAGATCGAGGTGTGTATTTTCCAAATTATACAGAAACAGGAATAAACAAAAGAAAGATGCGAagtgatgataaaaatattgtaataAGTACAAACGCATCTAAACTTAATGTTAATctttttgattttataaaaaaaaaaaatatattatatgaagaaaaaaataaaatcgaaaattatataccaGAGCATCTAATTATTGTAAATAGTCTCGATTCTGATATGGAaggaataatattattaacaaatgATGGTGATTTTgcaaacaaattaaaagatataaataataacatattgacaacttatttaataaaaactcAAGAAGAATTAACCAATGAAAAAGTTGAACTATTAAGAAAAGGTTGTACAATAGATGATATACATATTCGTCCTttagaattaaaaataataaaaccaaatttgttatataaatgGCTTAAATTAACATATGTAGAAAAATCACAAACACATTTaaatttacttttttcaaaatataatatgactATAAGAAAGTGTAAAAGATATTCTTTTGGACCATATAAATCTTCTGATTTATCAGGAAATTTTCTTATGccattaaaaatacattcaACTATTAATCACCTTATACCAAAGcatgaatataaattaactTTATCTCATCCTACTGGTAACATATTAATGGATTCTCACCataaatgtattaaaatcaaggattatttaaatggCTCTGTTGTACGGGAGTAA